In Halichondria panicea chromosome 13, odHalPani1.1, whole genome shotgun sequence, one genomic interval encodes:
- the LOC135346500 gene encoding uncharacterized protein LOC135346500 isoform X2, which translates to MSEDIHYLQEIRDTPRLQPYIKQGVVSTGRQLGSGAFGYVVELQFYGAACAGKKIHETFLDPLNKGIQHIVDKFLTECELMSQMHHPNIVHFYGLAFLDDSFSPVLVMERLDKSLDDFLETIPAKEVSLFLRLSILYDVAKGLVFLHSYQPPIIHRDLTAQNILLTSTTQAKIADLGNFHIIDPETVARHLSQTPGTLDYMPPEANGAPAIYDTGLDIFSFGHMSLFVFGHQFPSPLLHSTYSDPNSHPPNKLCARSEVERRITYFEEIEKMKAIPSEVIGMVKLCLDNMPECRPTSKKMSEMLSSAMHQEDQKAAFLEQAASLHETSKENAMKKLSMSIEQPPSITGASIQLTKIMGGSHFVMEMQICHGKKKNQCSKRCVLHLEDGKLKYQKWSEKKVKELNLESVNSVEPVYKVPQFRFAVHFMHKKKKQTWYFKADTEEERDCWVTALGIFINPSQPDLAYEIVEPFPQTPRAQRREKSHPLPSLPLRSRSSETELPRVYTEADAALHQKAQKVAFSRQTASLHKTSEGNYEQFKPHYHRTVIHTQENPSYNMLSTKPQMQGAMSAIGNIKQDSLTASSVSQGQMLFSSKKAKKISLQEFKYFGNTSEVYDDVASRDYDDVDLASEEHDDVASENYDDVVSEDYEDVDLRLASEEYDDVASENYDDVASENCDDVDLASEEYDDVESENYNDVVSEDCDDVDLASEECDDIANTSKCIQKTDIDLDLDDNYDEICRFRYINITSKKESTAGTITSRSTEVQIQEEQTTPVGGGTPLPGLYGGNEIMRVRSSSLIQGSCEETTTTLEVEMSMFQDLSNMKIIAKGEFGDVFCGKLQNLTGEMIDVAVKRVKCENEKENNNFERKMAASANSSMKHPNIVRFYGIIKKENWIVMEYMPLGDLKTFLMKNTRPVRQLMKYMLDIAMGMAFLSERGLIHRGKVTSRNWLDR; encoded by the exons ATGAGTGAAGACATTCACTATTTGCAGGAAATCAGGGACACACCTCGACTACAGCCGTACATCAAGCAAGGAGTGGTATCCACGGGAAGACAGCTTGGAAGCGGAGCATTTGGTTATGTTGTCGAGCTCCAGTTTTACGGAGCAGCTTGTGCAGGTAAGAAAATACATGAGACGTTTCTTGATCCACTAAACAAAGGTATCCAACATATCGTTGACAAATTCCTCACTGAGTGTGAGCTAATGTCACAAATGCATCACCCAAACATAGTTCACTTTTATGGCCTTGCTTTTCTTGACGATAGCTTTAGTCCTGTTCTCGTAATGGAACGACTCGACAAAAGTCTTGACGATTTTTTGGAGACAATTCCTGCAAAGGAAGTTTCATTGTTTTTACGGCTGTCTATTCTCTATGATGTTGCAAAAGGCCTCGTCTTTTTGCACTCCTATCAACCACCGATCATacatcgtgacctcactgcaCAAAACATCCTCCTCACATCTACAACGCAAGCAAAAATTGCAGATCTTGGAAACTTTCACATCATCGACCCAGAAACTGTTGCTAGACATCTCAGCCAAACTCCAGGCACACTTGATTACATGCCACCGGAAGCCAATGGTGCCCCAGCCATATACGACACTGGCCTCGATATATTTTCTTTTGGCCACATGTCTCTTTTTGTTTTTGGTCATCAATTTCCAAGTCCTCTCCTGCACTCGACTTACAGCGATCCAAACAGCCACCCTCCGAACAAACTGTGTGCAAGAAGTGAAGTGGAGCGTAGAATTACGTACTTTGAAGAAATAGAAAAAATGAAAGCAATTCCTTCCGAAGTGATTGGAATGGTAAAGCTCTGCTTAGATAACATGCCAGAGTGTAGACCAACATCCAAGAAAATGTCTGAAATGCTGAGCTCAGCTATGCACCAGGAAGATCAAAAGGCAGCGTTTTTAGAGCAGGCTGCTTCATTGCATGAGACTTCAAAGGAGAACGCAATGAAAAAACTAAGCATGTCAATAGAACAACCCCCTTCAATTACAGGTGCAAGTATTCAACTAACTAAAATCATG GGTGGCTCACACTTTGTGATGGAGATGCAGATATGCCATGGGAAGAAAAAGAATCAATGCAGCAAGCGTTGTGTTCTCCACCTTGAAGATGGAAAACTGAAATATCAAAAGTGGTCT GAAAAAAAAGTCAAAGAGCTGAATTTGGAAAGTGTTAATTCTGTTGAACCAGTTTATAAAGTACCACAGTTCCGCTTTGCTGTGCATTTCATGCACAAAAAAAAGAAACAAACTTGGTATTTCAAAGCAGATACAGAG GAAGAGCGTGATTGCTGGGTCACTGCTTTAGGGATATTCATAAATCCATCTCAGCCTGATCTTGCCTACGAGATTGTTGAGCCATTCCCTCAAACACCACGTGCACAGAGAAGAGAAAAGTCACATCCTTTACCCTCACTACCTTTGCGGTCAAGATCGAGTGAAACAGAACTGCCTCGAGTGTACACTGAAGCGGATGCAGCTTTGCACCAGAAAGCACAGAAGGTAGCATTTTCAAGGCAGACTGCTTCACTGCATAAGACATCAGAGGGAAATTATGAGCAGTTTAAGCCACACTATCACAGAACagttatacacacacaagaaaACCCGTCCTACAACATGCTAAGCACAAAGCCTCAAATGCAAGGTGCCATGTCTGCTATAGGGAATATAAAGCAAGATTCCTTAACAGCCAGTTCAGTAAGCCAAGGACAAATGCTGTTTTCGTCAAAAAAGGCGAAGAAAATATCTCTACAAGAATTCAAATATTTTGGCAATACATCAGAGGTCTATGATGATGTAGCATCAAGGGATTATGATGATGTAGATCTAGCATCAGAGGAGCATGATGATGTAGCATCTGAAAACTATGATGATGTAGTATCAGAGGACTACGAGGATGTAGATCTTAGACTAGCATCAGAGGAGTATGATGATGTAGCATCAGAAAACTACGATGATGTAGCATCAGAGAACTGTGATGATGTAGATCTAGCATCAGAGGAGTATGATGATGTAGAATCAGAAAACTACAATGATGTAGTATCAGAGGACTGTGATGATGTAGATCTAGCATCAGAGGAGTGTGATGACATAGCTAATACATCAAAATGTATTCAGAAAACCGacatagatctagatctagatgataattatgacgaAATTTGTAGATTTAGGTATATAAACATCACCAGTAAGAAGGAGTCTACTGCCGGTACAATAACATCACGCTCTACTGAAGTTCAAATCCAAGAAGAGCAAACAACACCAGTAGGAGGTGGAACTCCATTGCCTGGTCTGTACGGTGGTAATGAGATTATGAGAGTCAGGTCATCTTCACTTATACAAGGCAGCTGTGAGG AGACAACCACTACTCTTGAGGTTGAGATGTCAATGTTTCAAGACCTTTCTAATATGAAAATAATTGCAAAAG GTGAGTTTGGAGATGTTTTCTGTGGCAAGCTCCAGAACTTGACGGGAGAAATGATAGACGTGGCGGTGAAGAGAGTTAAATGTGAGAACGAGAAAGAGAACAACAACTTTGAGAGGAAGATGGCCGCTTCTGCCAATTCTAGCATGAAGCATCCCAACATTGTCCGCTTTTATGGAATTATTAAAAAAG AGAATTGGATCGTGATGGAATACATGCCTCTTGGAGACTTGAAGACATTTCTAATG aaaaaCACTCGACCAGTGAGGCAGCTGATGAAGTACATGCTAGACATAGCAATGGGCATGGCttttctttcagagagaggtttGATTCACAGG ggaaaggtcacatcaaggaactggctagacagatag
- the LOC135346500 gene encoding uncharacterized protein LOC135346500 isoform X3, protein MSEDIHYLQEIRDTPRLQPYIKQGVVSTGRQLGSGAFGYVVELQFYGAACAGKKIHETFLDPLNKGIQHIVDKFLTECELMSQMHHPNIVHFYGLAFLDDSFSPVLVMERLDKSLDDFLETIPAKEVSLFLRLSILYDVAKGLVFLHSYQPPIIHRDLTAQNILLTSTTQAKIADLGNFHIIDPETVARHLSQTPGTLDYMPPEANGAPAIYDTGLDIFSFGHMSLFVFGHQFPSPLLHSTYSDPNSHPPNKLCARSEVERRITYFEEIEKMKAIPSEVIGMVKLCLDNMPECRPTSKKMSEMLSSAMHQEDQKAAFLEQAASLHETSKENAMKKLSMSIEQPPSITGASIQLTKIMGGSHFVMEMQICHGKKKNQCSKRCVLHLEDGKLKYQKWSEKKVKELNLESVNSVEPVYKVPQFRFAVHFMHKKKKQTWYFKADTEEERDCWVTALGIFINPSQPDLAYEIVEPFPQTPRAQRREKSHPLPSLPLRSRSSETELPRVYTEADAALHQKAQKVAFSRQTASLHKTSEGNYEQFKPHYHRTVIHTQENPSYNMLSTKPQMQGAMSAIGNIKQDSLTASSVSQGQMLFSSKKAKKISLQEFKYFGNTSEVYDDVASRDYDDVDLASEEHDDVASENYDDVVSEDYEDVDLRLASEEYDDVASENYDDVASENCDDVDLASEEYDDVESENYNDVVSEDCDDVDLASEECDDIANTSKCIQKTDIDLDLDDNYDEICRFRYINITSKKESTAGTITSRSTEVQIQEEQTTPVGGGTPLPGLYGGNEIMRVRSSSLIQGSCEETTTTLEVEMSMFQDLSNMKIIAKVTQVSLEMFSVASSRT, encoded by the exons ATGAGTGAAGACATTCACTATTTGCAGGAAATCAGGGACACACCTCGACTACAGCCGTACATCAAGCAAGGAGTGGTATCCACGGGAAGACAGCTTGGAAGCGGAGCATTTGGTTATGTTGTCGAGCTCCAGTTTTACGGAGCAGCTTGTGCAGGTAAGAAAATACATGAGACGTTTCTTGATCCACTAAACAAAGGTATCCAACATATCGTTGACAAATTCCTCACTGAGTGTGAGCTAATGTCACAAATGCATCACCCAAACATAGTTCACTTTTATGGCCTTGCTTTTCTTGACGATAGCTTTAGTCCTGTTCTCGTAATGGAACGACTCGACAAAAGTCTTGACGATTTTTTGGAGACAATTCCTGCAAAGGAAGTTTCATTGTTTTTACGGCTGTCTATTCTCTATGATGTTGCAAAAGGCCTCGTCTTTTTGCACTCCTATCAACCACCGATCATacatcgtgacctcactgcaCAAAACATCCTCCTCACATCTACAACGCAAGCAAAAATTGCAGATCTTGGAAACTTTCACATCATCGACCCAGAAACTGTTGCTAGACATCTCAGCCAAACTCCAGGCACACTTGATTACATGCCACCGGAAGCCAATGGTGCCCCAGCCATATACGACACTGGCCTCGATATATTTTCTTTTGGCCACATGTCTCTTTTTGTTTTTGGTCATCAATTTCCAAGTCCTCTCCTGCACTCGACTTACAGCGATCCAAACAGCCACCCTCCGAACAAACTGTGTGCAAGAAGTGAAGTGGAGCGTAGAATTACGTACTTTGAAGAAATAGAAAAAATGAAAGCAATTCCTTCCGAAGTGATTGGAATGGTAAAGCTCTGCTTAGATAACATGCCAGAGTGTAGACCAACATCCAAGAAAATGTCTGAAATGCTGAGCTCAGCTATGCACCAGGAAGATCAAAAGGCAGCGTTTTTAGAGCAGGCTGCTTCATTGCATGAGACTTCAAAGGAGAACGCAATGAAAAAACTAAGCATGTCAATAGAACAACCCCCTTCAATTACAGGTGCAAGTATTCAACTAACTAAAATCATG GGTGGCTCACACTTTGTGATGGAGATGCAGATATGCCATGGGAAGAAAAAGAATCAATGCAGCAAGCGTTGTGTTCTCCACCTTGAAGATGGAAAACTGAAATATCAAAAGTGGTCT GAAAAAAAAGTCAAAGAGCTGAATTTGGAAAGTGTTAATTCTGTTGAACCAGTTTATAAAGTACCACAGTTCCGCTTTGCTGTGCATTTCATGCACAAAAAAAAGAAACAAACTTGGTATTTCAAAGCAGATACAGAG GAAGAGCGTGATTGCTGGGTCACTGCTTTAGGGATATTCATAAATCCATCTCAGCCTGATCTTGCCTACGAGATTGTTGAGCCATTCCCTCAAACACCACGTGCACAGAGAAGAGAAAAGTCACATCCTTTACCCTCACTACCTTTGCGGTCAAGATCGAGTGAAACAGAACTGCCTCGAGTGTACACTGAAGCGGATGCAGCTTTGCACCAGAAAGCACAGAAGGTAGCATTTTCAAGGCAGACTGCTTCACTGCATAAGACATCAGAGGGAAATTATGAGCAGTTTAAGCCACACTATCACAGAACagttatacacacacaagaaaACCCGTCCTACAACATGCTAAGCACAAAGCCTCAAATGCAAGGTGCCATGTCTGCTATAGGGAATATAAAGCAAGATTCCTTAACAGCCAGTTCAGTAAGCCAAGGACAAATGCTGTTTTCGTCAAAAAAGGCGAAGAAAATATCTCTACAAGAATTCAAATATTTTGGCAATACATCAGAGGTCTATGATGATGTAGCATCAAGGGATTATGATGATGTAGATCTAGCATCAGAGGAGCATGATGATGTAGCATCTGAAAACTATGATGATGTAGTATCAGAGGACTACGAGGATGTAGATCTTAGACTAGCATCAGAGGAGTATGATGATGTAGCATCAGAAAACTACGATGATGTAGCATCAGAGAACTGTGATGATGTAGATCTAGCATCAGAGGAGTATGATGATGTAGAATCAGAAAACTACAATGATGTAGTATCAGAGGACTGTGATGATGTAGATCTAGCATCAGAGGAGTGTGATGACATAGCTAATACATCAAAATGTATTCAGAAAACCGacatagatctagatctagatgataattatgacgaAATTTGTAGATTTAGGTATATAAACATCACCAGTAAGAAGGAGTCTACTGCCGGTACAATAACATCACGCTCTACTGAAGTTCAAATCCAAGAAGAGCAAACAACACCAGTAGGAGGTGGAACTCCATTGCCTGGTCTGTACGGTGGTAATGAGATTATGAGAGTCAGGTCATCTTCACTTATACAAGGCAGCTGTGAGG AGACAACCACTACTCTTGAGGTTGAGATGTCAATGTTTCAAGACCTTTCTAATATGAAAATAATTGCAAAAG TCACGCAGGTGAGTTTGGAGATGTTTTCTGTGGCAAGCTCCAGAACTTGA
- the LOC135346506 gene encoding TRAF2 and NCK-interacting protein kinase-like has protein sequence MDSCVRSPLQLIKELPQMQQFILKGVISKGRQLGRGSFGSVIEVQLHGGAICAGKKIHETFLHPRNEGVKQVIDKFVTECDLLSKMRHPNIVHFYGLAFIDDSSRPVLVMERLDRSLDDFLENTEAKDVMFSIRLSILHDVAKGLVFLHSHQPPIAHRDLTAKNILLTTMKKACIADLGNSRMIEKETLSRKLSLAPGTLVYMPPEAMESPVAYDISLDIFSFGHTALFVFCHRFPSSLLGANYSDPKSRASNKLTPRTEVERRSEYFKDLHTQIPTQVVELVKSCLDNFPKQRPTAVVISELLDGHKKQAEECDRTMEKLQACSVSNSSGMDETFSRSTTATNTHMTNIKNGNRYMMEMQVAQGRRNSRKTYIFQLDNKRLKYYSKLNDRRCKELKLENVRTVLPLYDEPTRFTVHFQHKGEEQEWHLRAETEEERDCWIKVLRDATESLSDDIPSPQTSKNDLAYEYQYDFDPKLVAKKKVSSKDVTQPQQENMRHRSDTTPVGDFLRKSPHRKQRQKQPTYSLYVPSSPANTVAYSGFNLEANQSYVSRTELLRAHDIPVLQEPASLYCVTDLLDGSSKADESDDYDDIIISPKQKRIVDEGQFRAPFLPKPQTYRKKPTCSPGRAVSPTQQYSPEHHKMLNIEGAKVQLSPVRSYGSSLKPPAPYPESVTAQHRPRTPKQGTSRPLKDLLVSLHIPKDRLFDQKFITKGEFGNIFHAKLLNLTGEEVDVAVKTLQICKDATERRNFEREMAISADPRLKHPNIVKVYGLVEGVDQIVMEYLPSGNLKQFLCKTSKPLNWLVKYMLDIAMGMAFLSERGLIHRDLAARNILMASGGENCKVSDFGLLRQLPDDMNYYIDRSSGKCPIRWMAPESLGEKKFSFASDVWSYGIVAWEIFNPHCVPFEEYDNVQVVIKISHGAGLKIPTHCPEEIETIMQSCWKEKPMDRPTFSQLATLLAHKIHAF, from the exons ATGGATAGCTGTGTACGCAGTCCTTTGCAATTGATCAAAGAGTTGCCTCAAATGCAGCAATTCATTTTGAAAGGGGTGATCTCTAAAGGAAGACAGCTCGGACGTGGATCGTTTGGATCTGTGATAGAAGTTCAGCTTCATGGGGGGGCAATCTGTGCTGGAAAAAAGATCCACGAAACATTCTTACATCCAAGAAACGAAGGTGTTAAACAAGTCATTGACAAATTTGTGACAGAATGCGACCTACTGTCCAAGATGCGCCATCCCAATATTGTTCATTTTTATGGCCTTGCTTTTATTGACGATAGCTCCAGGCCTGTTTTGGTTATGGAGCGACTTGACAGAAGTCTTGACGACTTTCTCGAAAACACGGAAGCGAAAgatgtcatgttctcaattcgCTTGTCTATTCTTCACGATGTAGCAAAAGGACTTGTTTTCTTGCATTCCCACCAGCCACCTATTGCTCATCGTGATCTTACTGCAAAGAATATCCTTCTTACAACTATGAAGAAAGCATGCATTGCAGATCTTGGCAACTCCCGAATGATTGAAAAAGAAACCTTATCTAGAAAACTCAGTCTAGCTCCAGGtacacttgtgtacatgccacCAGAGGCAATGGAAAGCCCAGTAGCATATGATATCAGTTTGGATATTTTCTCTTTTGGCCATACTGCACTGTTCGTTTTTTGCCATCGATTTCCAAGCTCTCTTCTAGGAGCAAACTACAGCGATCCTAAAAGCCGTGCTTCAAACAAACTTACACCGAGAACTGAAGTAGAACGCCGAAGTGAATATTTTAAAGACCTCCACACCCAAATCCCAACCCAGGTTGTCGAGCTTGTAAAGTCATGTCTAGACAACTTTCCAAAGCAGAGACCAACAGCTGTAGTAATATCTGAACTGCTGGATGGACATAAAAAACAAGCAGAAGAGTGTGATAGAACGATGGAAAAGCTGCAAGCATGCTCTGTTTCGAATTCATCAGGCATGGACGAAACATtcagtagatctaccacagCTACGAACACCCATATGACAAACATTAAG AATGGTAATCGCTATATGATGGAAATGCAAGTTGCACAAGGGCGAAGAAATTCTAGAAAAACATATATTTTCCAGCTTGACAACAAAAGATTGAAGTACTACAGCAAGCTAAAC gataGACGATGCAAAGAATTGAAACTTGAAAATGTCCGCACTGTCCTACCTTTGTACGATGAGCCAACCCGATTTACAGTACACTTTCAGCATAAAGGTGAAGAACAAGAATGGCATCTTAGAGCAGAGACAGAG GAAGAGAGAGACTGTTGGATCAAGGTCTTACGTGATGCCACTGAGTCACTGAGTGATGACATACCGTCACCTCAGACCTCAAAAAATGATCTTGCTTATGAATATCAATATGACTTCGATCCAAAGCTTGTAGCTAAAAAAAAAGTGTCCTCTAAAGATGTTACGCAGCCTCAACAAGAAAATATGAGACATAGATCTGATACCACACCAGTTGGTGATTTTTTGAGAAAATCTCCTCACCGAAAACAAAGACAAAAGCAACCAACGTATTCTCTGTATGTACCATCTTCTCCAGCTAATACTGTAGCATACAGTGGATTTAACTTGGAGGCAAACCAGTCTTACGTTTCAAGAACAGAATTACTAAGAGCTCATGACATCCCAGTATTACAAGAACCAGCATCACTTTATTGTGTTACGGATTTGTTGGATGGCTCGTCAAAAGCTGACGAATCAGATGACTATGATGATATTATCATTTCACCCAAACAAAAGAGGATCGTTGATGAAGGACAATTTAGAGCACCTTTTCTTCCCAAGCCACAGACCTATAGAAAGAAACCCACATGTTCACCTGGTAGAGCTGTATCTCCTACACAGCAGTACAGCCCTGAGCACCATAAAA tgttaaaCATTGAGGGAGCAAAAGTACAACTATCCCCAGTTAGATCTTATGGATCAAG cttgaaGCCTCCAGCCCCATATCCAGAATCAGTTACTGCTCAGCACAGACCAAGGACTCCAAAGCAAG GAACGTCAAGGCCATTAAAAGATCTACTCGTATCACTCCACATCCCAAAGGATCGTCTTTTTGATCAAAAGTTTATCACTAAAG GCGAGTTTGGGAATATTTTCCATGCTAAGCTGTTAAATTTAACGGGTGAGGAGGTGGATGTAGCTGTGAAGACTCTACAGATTTGTAAAGATGCTACTGAGAGGAGAAACTTTGAGAGGGAAATGGCTATTTCTGCTGATCCACGTCTAAAGCATCCTAATATTGTCAAAGTCTACGGTCTCGTTGAaggag TGGATCAAATTGTGATGGAATACTTGCCATCAGGAAATTTGAAGCAATTCTTATGT aaaACTTCAAAACCTTTAAATTGGCTTGTCAAGTACATGCTAGACATAGCAATGGGCATGGCttttctttcagagagaggtttGATTCACAGg GATCTGGCCGCTAGAAATATACTAATGGCCTCTGGTGGTGAGAATTGCAAAGTATCTGACTTTGGTCTACTCCGTCAACTCCCAGATGACATGAATTACTATATCGACAGAAGTAGTGGAAAATGTCCAATTCGTTGGATGGCACCAGAGAGTTTAGGTGAAAAGAAATTCTCATTCGCTTCAGATGTCTGGAGCTATGGCATAGTCGCCTGGGAAATTTTCAATCCACACTGCGTACCATTCGAAGAGTACGATAACGTTCAAGTGGTTATCAAAATTTCGCATGGGGCTGGATTGAAAATCCCCACACACTGCCCGGAAGAAATTGAAACAATAATGCAATCCTGCTGGAAAGAAAAGCCCATGGATAGACCAACCTTTAGTCAGCTTGCTACTTTGCTAGCACACAAAATTCATGCATTttag